The following coding sequences lie in one Terriglobales bacterium genomic window:
- a CDS encoding PAS domain S-box protein has product MTKKSGPELVARRGRSPKTTTNSGRQGIHSVIPSAPGPLATTVPKTLQQNTNMLAAIVESCDDGIASKDLRGIVTSWNASAERIFGYKAHEIIGRPITTIIPPELHEGEKEVLAKIVRGERIDHFETVRVTKSGRRINVALSISPVRNASGHIIGAAKVVRDITEAKRAQEALRRAEKLAAAAQLAATIAHEINNPMQAVSNLLSLISFQKTLDDKTRKLVEMAEIQLRRMSHISRQMLSFYRESLDAVPVAVTEVLDDVIAVFEHQMHKSRITIERQYDFQGWIRAYPVEVRQLFGNLISNAVEALPPGGRIRLRTRLSRNWKDGATGVSVVVADNGPGIPAGIRGHLFEPFFTTKEERGTGLGLWVVSGLVSKHEGSIRFRSSTGPGKTGSVFSVFLPSEGSES; this is encoded by the coding sequence GTGACTAAGAAGTCAGGCCCGGAGTTGGTTGCGCGACGCGGGCGCAGCCCAAAAACAACCACGAACTCAGGCCGCCAGGGGATCCACAGCGTCATCCCGTCCGCGCCCGGTCCTCTCGCCACCACCGTCCCCAAGACGCTCCAACAAAACACCAACATGCTGGCGGCCATCGTCGAGTCCTGCGACGATGGCATCGCCAGCAAAGACCTCCGCGGCATCGTGACCAGCTGGAACGCCAGCGCGGAGCGGATCTTCGGCTACAAGGCGCACGAAATCATTGGCCGGCCCATCACCACCATCATTCCGCCCGAGCTGCACGAAGGTGAGAAGGAGGTTCTCGCCAAGATCGTGCGGGGCGAGCGCATCGACCACTTCGAAACCGTTCGCGTGACCAAGAGCGGCCGGCGCATCAACGTGGCGCTCTCCATCTCGCCGGTGCGCAACGCCAGCGGTCACATCATCGGGGCCGCCAAGGTTGTTCGCGACATTACCGAGGCCAAGCGCGCCCAGGAGGCGCTGCGGCGCGCCGAAAAACTCGCCGCCGCCGCCCAGCTCGCCGCCACCATCGCGCACGAGATCAACAATCCCATGCAGGCGGTCAGCAACCTGCTTTCGCTGATCTCGTTTCAGAAGACGCTCGACGATAAAACGCGCAAGCTGGTTGAGATGGCCGAGATCCAACTCCGCCGCATGTCGCACATCTCGCGGCAAATGCTGTCGTTCTACCGCGAGAGTCTCGACGCCGTGCCGGTTGCGGTGACCGAGGTGCTCGACGACGTAATCGCTGTATTCGAGCACCAGATGCACAAGTCCCGTATCACCATCGAGCGCCAATACGATTTTCAGGGCTGGATTCGCGCTTACCCGGTGGAAGTACGCCAGCTTTTCGGCAACCTCATCAGCAACGCGGTTGAAGCGCTGCCGCCAGGCGGCCGCATTCGTCTTCGGACGCGCCTCTCCCGCAACTGGAAGGACGGCGCCACGGGCGTGAGCGTGGTTGTGGCTGACAACGGTCCGGGAATTCCGGCCGGAATCCGCGGCCATCTGTTCGAGCCGTTCTTCACCACCAAGGAGGAGCGCGGCACCGGCCTGGGATTGTGGGTGGTGAGTGGACTCGTTTCCAAGCACGAAGGCAGCATTCGATTCCGCAGCAGCACCGGCCCGGGAAAAACCGGCAGCGTCTTCTCTGTCTTCCTCCCGTCCGAAGGGTCGGAATCATGA